Proteins co-encoded in one Callospermophilus lateralis isolate mCalLat2 chromosome 2, mCalLat2.hap1, whole genome shotgun sequence genomic window:
- the LOC143387222 gene encoding olfactory receptor 10D3-like, producing MNNHTSVKEFILLGLPHTEGLENTIFVLFLAFYLCALLGNLLIFVTILASSSLHTPMYFFLGSLSVFDIFFPSVNSPKMMVSLAGRSRTISYQGCASQVFFYHTLGGTECFLYTVMAYDRFVAICHPMRYTVIMNQRVCTSLTVCTWLGGCVHGSILTFLIFKLPYCGPNEVDSFFCDIPVVLSLACADTSLAQMVSFTNIGVVALVCFLLILLSYTRIVLSILKIRSSEGRRRAFSTCSAHLTSILLVYGPVILVYLRPASSPWLDSVVQVLNNVITPSLNPLIYSLRNKDVKVALRKMVTQMAHPSLL from the coding sequence ATGAACAACCACACCTCTGTGAAGGAGTTCATCCTGTTGGGACTTCCTCACACTGAAGGGCTGGAGAACACGATCTTTGTCCTGTTTCTGGCCTTCTACCTCTGTGCCCTGCTGGGGAACCTGCTCATCTTTGTCACCATTCTGGCTTCATCCAGCCtgcacacccccatgtacttcttcctgggAAGCCTGTCAGTGTTTGACATCTTCTTCCCTTCTGTGAACTCCCCCAAGATGATGGTCTCCCTGGCGGGGCGAAGCCGCACCATCTCTTACCAGGGCTGTGCCTCCCAGGTCTTCTTCTACCACACCCTGGGTGGCACTGAGTGTTTCCTGTACACtgtgatggcctatgaccgctttGTGGCCATTTGTCACCCCATGCGCTACACTGTCATCATGAACCAGAGGGTGTGCACCAGCCTGACAGTGTGCACATGGCTGGGGGGCTGTGTACATGGGAGCATCCTCACGTTTCTCATCTTTAAGTTGCCCTACTGTGGGCCCAATGAGGTGGACAGCTTTTTCTGTGATATTCCAGTGGTGCTGTCCCTGGCCTGTGCAGACACTTCTCTAGCACAGATGGTGAGTTTCACCAACATAGGTGTGGTTGCCCTGGTGTGTTTTCTTCTTATCCTCCTTTCTTACACCCGCATTGTTCTCTCTATATTGAAAATCCGTTCCTCTGAAGGCAGGCGCAGAGCCTTCTCCACCTGCAGTGCCCACCTGACCTCCATCCTCTTGGTCTATGGACCTGTGATTCTTGTCTATCTCAGACCTGCTTCCAGCCCCTGGCTGGATTCTGTTGTTCAGGTGTTAAACAATGTCATCACTCCTTCCCTCAATCCTTTGATTTATTCTTTGAGAAACAAGGATGTGAAAGTGGCCCTGAGGAAGATGGTAACTCAAATGGCTCACCCTTCTCTGCTGTAA